GCGCCCACCCCGCCAACTCCAGCCCGTCACGGATGGTGGAGCACGCCCCCATGAAGGCATCGAACTCGGCGAAATGTTCAAACACGAACCGTTCACCCAGCGCAAACGGAAAGTGATGACCACGGGCGCGTTCCACACACATGGAAAACGCCTTGAACAGATTGACCGGCGACACGCGCAAGGGGGCGTGCCCGTCGACCTGGCTGATGCCTGCCTCTCGCAGCACAGGCTCCAAGGCGAACCCGCAGGTCGAGGCGGCTTCACGCCAGCTGCCCAAGGATGGCATGGGAACGGAGGAGGAGGACAACATCTGATACATGGGATTTTTGACCGCTGAAAGGGAACATCCGACGCTATTAATCTATTGGTCTGGCGCCCTCGCGGCAAGGAACCTTCAGGGCCAAAGAGGGCTATTTCGCGCCATTAACGCACCGCATGCCACGCGACATCCCCTGAATCGGCATAGCACTAACCCCATGTCGTCGTAACTTGTCAAGCACCCGTAAGGAGGTTCTTGCCCCCAGGGTGCACACGGTTAATCCTGAACTTTCAGTAATTCCTGAAATTTCAGGATCTAATGGCGCATCTCTTGATGGCCATCAACCATGAACACCGCCCTCACCCCCCTGGTCCGCAGCTTTGTGTCGCATTTCGGTGAAATGGGCAGCCGCTGGGGCATCAACCGCACCGTGGGCCAGATCTACGCCCTGATCTTCGTGTCGCCCCAGCCCTTGCACGCCGACGCCATCGCCGAGGCGCTGGAGTTCAGTCGCTCCAACGTGAGCATGGGACTCAAGGAGTTGCAGGCCTGGCGGCTCGTCCACCTCAAGCACTTCCCGGGGGACCGGCGCGAGTACTTCGAAGCCCCCCAGGATGCCTGGGAGGTGTTCAAGACCCTGGCCGAAGAGCGCCGACGACGAGAGATCGAGCCCACCCTGTCGATGCTGCGCAATGCCTTGCTGGAAGACCCCGCCAACGAGGCCGACCGCATCGCCCAACAGCGCATGAAGGGCATGCACGACCTCATCGAGCTGATGACGCGGTGGTTTGACGACATCCAGGGCATGGACCCCAAGACCCTGGCCCAACTCATGACGCTGGGCGCCAAGGTGGGGCGCCTGCTGGAGTTCGCGTCGCCACGCCGCCTGCCTGCGCAGCCGTCAACCGGTTCTTCCAAGGAGTGAATCATGGACACCTTGCTGTTGTCGCGCATGCAGTTTGCGACCAACATCACCTTCCACATCCTGTTTCCCACGATCACCATCGCCCTGGGATGGGCCTTGCTGTTCATGCGCTGGCGCTGGCTGCGCACGCAAGACACCGCCTGGCTGGGGGCCTACCGACTGTGGACCAAGGTGTTTGCGCTGACCTTCGCCCTGGGCGTGGTCAGCGGCGTGACCATGAGCTTCCAGTTCGGCACCAACTGGCCAGGATTCATGGAACGGGTGGGCAACATTGCCGGCCCGCTGCTGGGCTTTGAGGTGCTGACGGCCTTCTTCCTGGAGGCCACCTTCCTGGGCGTGATGCTGTTCGGGCATGGTCGCGTGAGTGAGCGAGTGCACCTGCTGGCCACCTTCCTGGTGGCGTTTGGCACCACCGTGAGCGCCTTCTGGATCCTCAGCCTGAACTCGTGGATGCAAACCCCGGTGGGTTACGAGATCGTCAATGGCGAATTCTTTCCCACCGACTGGTCGGCCATCATCTTCAACCCCAGCTTCCCTTACAGGCTGGCCCACATGCTGCTGGCCTCGGGCCTGACCGTGGCCTTTTTGCTGGCGGGGCTGGCCGCCTGGCAGGTGTTGCGCGGGCGAAGCAATCCGTCCACACCCAAGAGCCTGCGCCTGGGCGTGACCCTGGGCGCCATCCTGATCCCGGCGCAGATCGTGATGGGCGACCTGCACGGCCTGAACACGCTGGAGCACCAGCCGCAAAAAATCGCGGCCATGGAAGGGGTGTGGGACACCTCCACACGGGTGCCCCTGCTGCTGTTTGCCGTGCCGGACGAAGCCAATCGCACCAATCATTTTGAAGTGGGCATCCCGGCCCTGGCCAGCCTGATCCTCAAGCACGACCTGAACGGTGAGATCCGGGGCCTCAACGAGTTCGAGGGCCGCCATCCGCCCGTGGCGCCCCTGTTCTATGGCTTCAGGCTGATGGTGGGGGTGGGCATGCTGATGCTGCTGAGCAGCTGGCTGGCGCTGTGGCAGTTGCGCCGCGCCGGTTGGCAGCCGCCACGCATGCCGCGGTTCACCCTGCACGTGCTGATGTGGATGACGTTTTCTGGCTGGGTGGCTACGGTGGCCGGATGGTATGTCACCGAAATCGGGCGCCAACCCTACATCGTGCATGGCCTGTTGACCGTGGCCGAGGTGGCCACGACCACGCCACCGGCGCATGTCGCCATCACCTTGACCGCCTACGTGACGGTGTACCTGGCCTTGCTGGCGGCCTACATCAGCGTGCTGCGCTACCTGGCCGGCAAGCCCATGGACCTGCCGCCCGGCCTGGAGGCTGCACGCAGCGGCCATGCCGTCTCCCACCCCCAAGTTCAAGGAGCCTGAACATGCCCGATCAACAATGGCTGCCCATCGTCTTCTGGCTCTTGCTGGGCGTGTCCATGCTGGCCTATGTGGTGCTGGACGGCTATGACCTGGGTGTGGGCCTGCTCATGCCCTGGGCCTCTGACCAGGACAAGGACATGATGGTCGCCTCCATCGGCCCCTTCTGGGATGCCAACGAGACCTGGCTGGTGCTGGGCGTGGGGCTGCTGCTGGTGGCCTTTCCCAAAGGCCAGGGCGTGGTGCTGGGCGCGCTGTACCTGCCCGTGGCGGTCATGCTGATCGGCCTGATCTTGCGCGGCGTGGCTTTTGACTTCCGGGTGAAGGCCCACGCACAACACAAGCCGCTGTGGAATGCCCTGTTCAGCCTGGGCTCCCTGATGGCCGCAGCCTCTCAAGGATGGATGCTGGGCCGCTTCGTGATGGGCCTGGACACCGGCGCCCACGCCATGGCGTTTGCGGGCTTGATTGCGGTGGCCCTGCCCGTGACCTACGCCCTGCTGGGCGCCTGCTGGCTGATCCTGAAAACCGAGGACGCCTTGCAGCGTCAGGCCGTGGCCTGGGCCAAGTGGTGCTGGCCCGCCATGGTGGTGGCGCTGCTGGGCGTGTCGGTGGCCACACCATGGTTCAGCGACACCGTGCGCGAGCGCTGGTTCAGCTTCCCCAACATCCTGGCCTTGCTGCCCGTGCCGGTCATGGCGGGGCTGGCGCTGGTGGCACTGCGGGGCCTGCTCAATTCACACCGCATCGTCGGTGCTGCAGGCAAGCTGTGCTGGCTGCCACTGACGCTGGCCATTTGCGTGATGCTGGTGGGGGGCATGGGTCTGGCTTACAGCCTGTACCCCTACATCGTGCTGGACAAGCTCACCATGTGGGACGCGGCGGCCGCCCCCGGGTCTTTGAAGATCATCCTGGCAGGCACCTTGATCACCCTGCCGGCGATCTGCGCCTACACGGTGTTCATCTACCGTGTGTTCGGGGGCAAGGCGCAGCCGCTGCAATACGGCGGGGCCTGAGCCCGGCCCGCCGCCTGACGCCCTCAGACCTCGCGATCACGCCAGGCCGAGGGGGTCACCCCTTCCCAGCGCTTGAACGCGGCCGTGAAGGCCCGGCGGTCTGAAAAGCCCAACCGGGCACTGATGTCGTCGATGGACAGCTTGCCCTCGCGCAGCCACTGGCAGGCCAGGCGCTGGCGCATGCGGGCCTGCACGTGCAGGTAGGTGTCGCCTTCGTCTTTCAGCCGGCGCTGCAAGGTGCGGGGGTGCAGGCTGAGGCGGTCGGCCATTTCTTCCACACCCAGGGCCAGCAACGAGGCATCGCGGGCGATGAAGGACTCGATCTCGGCGGCCACGCCCTGACGCTTGACCTCTTTACCCAGACGCTGCTCGGCCAGAAACTGCGCCTGCTCATGCAGCGCTGGAAACGCGCCTTCCAGGGGCACATCCAGGATCCGACGCTCGAACACCAGCGCGTCCACCGGTTGGTTGAACTGTGTGGGCACCGTGAAGAAAGCGTCGAACTGCGCGGCGTTGGGCGGCGCGGCGCGGCGAATCTGCACGCCCAACAAGCCTTCTTCAGAGCCCTGCAGCGAACGGCCAAACTTGCGGATGCACGCCAGGATGGCATCGGTGACCAGGTGCAGCGGCAGGCCGTAGGCCTCGACGTTGGGCAACGGCACGTCCAGCCCCACCACCACACGCGCCAGATCGCCATCCTCACGAACTTCGAGTTTGAGCCAGGGCAGCACCACCTGCCGCGCCAGGTCGGCCACCCTCAGCGCCTCGCGCAAGGTGGGGCTGGTGGTCAGCAGGGTCTCGAACTCGGGCAGCGACTCAAAAGCAAACGTGTCGCCCAACACGAAGGGAAAGTGCTTGTCAGGCGGCGTCAATGCAGCGCACTGCTCCAGCAAGGAGATCAACTGCAAAGGTGAAACCCGCGCGTCTTCCAGGCGGATCAGGTCAACCTTGACACCTGCCTCCTTGAAAAGCGTCTGGACGTTGATGCCGCACTTGGCGCCCGCCTTGATCCAGGCCGACAGCATGAACAACGGGATGGGCTTGATGCCCAAGGCCTCCAGCACGGCCGCAGGGGGAAGTGGAATGCGCATAAATGATTTCGGCACACCCAAGACAGGTGTGCCGAAGTCTAACCAACTAAACCGTGGTCACGCTACAAAAAGCGCGGCGAATTCAACGTGCAGCAGCCAGATCTGCGCGCATCAACTCACTGGCCTCCACCGGATCCTGGTGCTTGGCAAACCCGCGCAGCCATTCGTCGTAGCCGGGCTGCTCGGTTTCCTGCCAGGGGTGGTAACCCGGCTTGTAGTACTGGATGTAGTGCTTGTGCAGCGGCGCGGCAAAGCCACCGGGCTTCAGCAGCCACCAGATGCCCTTGGCAAACAGTTTGGTGCGCTGCCAGGCACTGAAACCATCGGCCTTGAGCATGGCGTTCGTGAACATCAGGATCACGTACGGGAACATGAACGTGGCATGCACCAGGGCGCCAGCGCGCTTGAAGTAGCCCACCTTGGCGTAATCGATCATCACGTCGTAGGCCACCCCCTTGTGCTCCACCTCTTCGATGGCGTGCCAGGCGTACATGGCGCGCACCTTCGGGTGCGCATCGCCCATGATGTCCCGGTCATCGAACATGGCGTGAGCGCCCAGGGCCGTGAAGTGCTCCAGTGCCCCGGTGATGGCCAAGGTGTATTCGCGGCTGTAGCGGCTGCGGTACTTGTCGAACAGCAGCTTGTCGAGCCAGCCAATGAGCTTGTCCACCGGCATGCCTTGCTTGCGCAGCACGTCGTTGTACTGGTTGTGCACCATGCTGTGCTGGGCTTCCTGGCGGTTGAAGTCCTTGATGTCCTGCAGGAGCTTGGGGTCGGAGACACGGTCACGGAAATCCCGCACCGTGACCATGAAGAACTTCTCTCCCGGGGGGAAGATCAGTGACATCGCATCAAAAAATCGGGTTTTGAAGGCATCGCCACCGAACCAGTACTTCGGGATGCTGGGGTCATCCAGACCAAAATCCAGCTTTTCGCGCGGGATGATGGGGTGCTGCTTGTCAGGGGTGTGTGCCATGTGCGGTCCTTGTCTTTTTGTCTCCAGGATGGCTCCATGTTAAGAAATGGGGAGACAAAGCGACAGGATGGGGGGTGACACCAGGGTTTCGGGCGCGACAAAACCAAACTCGTATTGGCCCAGCACTTGATCCAAAACAAAAAAGCCCCCGAAGGGGCTTGGATGCGGCCTGGCGAGGATCAGGCAAGAGACATGGCCTGGCGCATGTCTTCGCTGGCCTTCACCGGATCGCGTTGATGGCGGTCGAACGCGGCCAGCCATTCTTCGTACCCCGGCTGTTCGGCCTCTTGCCAGGGGTGGTAGCCCGGCTTGTAGTAGGTCCAGTAGTGGCTGAGCATGGGCGCCAGCAAGCCACCCGGCTTGACCAGCCACCACACGCCGCCCACCATGAGCCGGGCACGCTGCAGCATGGTGAAGCCGTCATGGATCAACAACTGGCGCTGGATGACCGCGATCACGTACGGGAACATCAGCGACGCGTGAATCAAACCCAAGGCACGCTTGAAGTAGCCCACCTTGGCGTAATCGATCATCACGTCATAGGCCACCCCCTTGTGCTCCACCTCTTCGATGGCGTGCCAGGCGTACATGGCACGCACGCGGGGGTCGGCCTCCTTCATCACGTCACGCTTGTCGAACAGGCTGTGCGCGATGATGGAGGTGAAATGCTCCAGTGCCGAGGTCAGCGACAGCGTGTGGGCCTTGCTGTACTTGCTTCGGTAGTCCTTGTTGAGCATGGTGTCAACAAACTGGGTGAGGCGGTCAACGTCCACCCCCTGGCGGCGCAGGCGGTCGTTGTCCTGGCGGTGCACCAGGCTGTGCTGCGCTTCCTGGATGTTGAAATCCTTGATCTCTTGCAGCAGCTTGGGGTCGCTGATCTGGTCGCGGTAGTCGCGCACGCAGTTCATGAAGAATTTTTCGCCCGGCGGGAAGATGATGGACAGGGCGTCCCAAAAACGGGTCTTGAACGGATCACCACCAAACCAGTACTTCGGGATGTCCTGATCCAGCCCGAACTGCAGGCGCTCGCGGGGCACGATCGGATGCTTGGCTTCTGGATGAGACATGAAAACTCCTTCGACGTCAGCGGGTACCCATCACAGTGATCGGCACCATGGCTTCAGTCTGAAGGATGCCTGTGCAAACGGTGGCAGGCTGCATGACACAAGGGGTGCGGTCATGACACCCTTGTGAACTATCACCGCGTACTGGCGCGCCCAAACCCCGCCAAGCCCCAGGAAAACCCTTGGCGCCATCGCGTGGTGGACGTGGCTTGGCTTGGGCAGGGCAGGCCGCCCTGCCCGGCTCACAGGCGCTCGCTCACCCAGCCCTGAACACCCGCCAGGGCCTGTGGCAAGGCAGACGCGTCGGTGCCACCGGCCATGGCCATGTCGGGCTTGCCACCGCCCTTGCCGCCCACTTGCTGGGCCACAAAGTTCACCAGCTCGCCAGCCTTGACCTTGCCCGTGGTGTCGGCGGTCACGCCGGCCGCCAACTGCACCTTGCCACCGTCCACAGCCGCCAGCACGATGGCCGCGGTCTTGAGCTTGTTCTTGAGCTGGTCCATGGTGTTGCGCAGCGTGGCGGCGTCGGCGCCATCCAGGCGGGCGGCCAACACCTTCACGCCCTTGATGTCGACAGCCTGCGCCACGAGCTCATCACCCTGGGCAGACGCCAGCTTGCCCTTGAGGGCGGCGATTTCTTTCTCCAGCGCGCGGATCTGCTCTTGCGCAGCGGCCACGCGGGCGGGCACGTCATGCGGGGTGGCCTTGAGCATGGCGGCCAGGCCGTTGACCGTGCCTTCGAGGTTCTGGGCGTAAGCCAGGGCGTTGTCACCGGTGATGGCCTCGACGCGGCGCACGCCCGCGGCCACGCCGCCTTCGGCCACGATCTTGAACAGGCCGATGTCACCGGTGCGCTTGACGTGGGTGCCGCCGCACAGCTCCTTGGACGAGCCGATGCTCAGCACGCGCACGGTCTCGCCGTACTTCTCGCCGAACAGCATCATGGCGCCGCTCTTTTGCGCGTCGTCCAGGGCCATGACCTGGGCCTGCGCGTCGGCGTTGGCCAGGATCTCGGCGTTGACGATCTGCTCGATCTCGCGGATTTCTTCGTCGCTCAGGGGCTGGCCGTGCGAGAAGTCGAAACGGGTGCGGTCGGGCGTGACCTGCGAGCCCTTTTGCTGCACGTGCTCGCCCAGCACCTCGCGCAAGGCCTTGTGCATCAGGTGGGTGGCGCTGTGGTTGCGCACCGTCTTGGCACGCAGCTCGGCATCCACCTTGGCATTCACCGTGTCGCCCACCTTGATGGCGCCTTCGACCACGCGGCCATGGTGGCCGAACACATCGGCCTGGATCTTGATGGTGTCTTCCACCACAAAGCGGCTGCTGGCGTTGCGCAGGTCACCGCTGTCGCCGCACTGACCGCCGGACTCGGCGTAGAACGGGGTGTTGTCCAGCACCACCACGGCGTCATCGCCCGCGTTGGCTTGCTGCACCGGGGCGCCGTCCACGTACACGGCCGTGACCTTGGCGCCTTCGTGCACCAGGTGCTCGTAGCCATGGAAGGTGGTGGCGGCACCGCTGTACTCCAGGCCGGCGGCCATCTTGAACTTGCCGGCGGCACGGGCCTGCTCGCGCTGGCGGGCCATGGCGGCGTCAAAGCCAGCCTGGTCGACGGTCACGTCGCGCTCGCGGCAGACGTCGGCGGTCAGGTCCACGGGGAAGCCGTAGGTGTCGTGCAGCTTGAAGGCGGTGTCGCCATCAATGACCTTGGCGCCCGTGGCCAAGGCGCCTTCCAGGATCTCCATGCCATTGGCGATGGTCTGGAAGAAGCGCTCTTCTTCGGTCTTCAACACCTCGGTGATGCGCTTCTCATGGCTGCGCAGCTCGGGGTAGGCGTCGCCCATCTCGGCCGCCAGGGTGCTGACCAGGGTGTAGAAGAACGGCGTGCGGGCGCCCAGCTTGTAGCCGTGGCGGATGGCGCG
The DNA window shown above is from Aquabacterium sp. A3 and carries:
- a CDS encoding helix-turn-helix domain-containing protein, producing MRIPLPPAAVLEALGIKPIPLFMLSAWIKAGAKCGINVQTLFKEAGVKVDLIRLEDARVSPLQLISLLEQCAALTPPDKHFPFVLGDTFAFESLPEFETLLTTSPTLREALRVADLARQVVLPWLKLEVREDGDLARVVVGLDVPLPNVEAYGLPLHLVTDAILACIRKFGRSLQGSEEGLLGVQIRRAAPPNAAQFDAFFTVPTQFNQPVDALVFERRILDVPLEGAFPALHEQAQFLAEQRLGKEVKRQGVAAEIESFIARDASLLALGVEEMADRLSLHPRTLQRRLKDEGDTYLHVQARMRQRLACQWLREGKLSIDDISARLGFSDRRAFTAAFKRWEGVTPSAWRDREV
- a CDS encoding metal-dependent hydrolase, with amino-acid sequence MAHTPDKQHPIIPREKLDFGLDDPSIPKYWFGGDAFKTRFFDAMSLIFPPGEKFFMVTVRDFRDRVSDPKLLQDIKDFNRQEAQHSMVHNQYNDVLRKQGMPVDKLIGWLDKLLFDKYRSRYSREYTLAITGALEHFTALGAHAMFDDRDIMGDAHPKVRAMYAWHAIEEVEHKGVAYDVMIDYAKVGYFKRAGALVHATFMFPYVILMFTNAMLKADGFSAWQRTKLFAKGIWWLLKPGGFAAPLHKHYIQYYKPGYHPWQETEQPGYDEWLRGFAKHQDPVEASELMRADLAAAR
- a CDS encoding GbsR/MarR family transcriptional regulator, giving the protein MNTALTPLVRSFVSHFGEMGSRWGINRTVGQIYALIFVSPQPLHADAIAEALEFSRSNVSMGLKELQAWRLVHLKHFPGDRREYFEAPQDAWEVFKTLAEERRRREIEPTLSMLRNALLEDPANEADRIAQQRMKGMHDLIELMTRWFDDIQGMDPKTLAQLMTLGAKVGRLLEFASPRRLPAQPSTGSSKE
- a CDS encoding cytochrome d ubiquinol oxidase subunit II, which encodes MPDQQWLPIVFWLLLGVSMLAYVVLDGYDLGVGLLMPWASDQDKDMMVASIGPFWDANETWLVLGVGLLLVAFPKGQGVVLGALYLPVAVMLIGLILRGVAFDFRVKAHAQHKPLWNALFSLGSLMAAASQGWMLGRFVMGLDTGAHAMAFAGLIAVALPVTYALLGACWLILKTEDALQRQAVAWAKWCWPAMVVALLGVSVATPWFSDTVRERWFSFPNILALLPVPVMAGLALVALRGLLNSHRIVGAAGKLCWLPLTLAICVMLVGGMGLAYSLYPYIVLDKLTMWDAAAAPGSLKIILAGTLITLPAICAYTVFIYRVFGGKAQPLQYGGA
- a CDS encoding metal-dependent hydrolase yields the protein MSHPEAKHPIVPRERLQFGLDQDIPKYWFGGDPFKTRFWDALSIIFPPGEKFFMNCVRDYRDQISDPKLLQEIKDFNIQEAQHSLVHRQDNDRLRRQGVDVDRLTQFVDTMLNKDYRSKYSKAHTLSLTSALEHFTSIIAHSLFDKRDVMKEADPRVRAMYAWHAIEEVEHKGVAYDVMIDYAKVGYFKRALGLIHASLMFPYVIAVIQRQLLIHDGFTMLQRARLMVGGVWWLVKPGGLLAPMLSHYWTYYKPGYHPWQEAEQPGYEEWLAAFDRHQRDPVKASEDMRQAMSLA
- the alaS gene encoding alanine--tRNA ligase, coding for MKAADIRKTFLEFFQSKGHTIVASSPVVPGDDPTLLFTNAGMNQFKDVFLGFDKRPYTRATTSQKCIRAGGKHNDLDNVGYTARHHTFFEMLGNFSFGDYFKHDAISFAWELLTEHFKLPKDKLWVTVYSEDDEAYDIWNKTVGVPAERIVRIGDNKGGRYMSDNFWMMGDTGPCGPCTEIFYDHGPDVAGGPPGSPDEDGDRYIEIWNNVFMQFNRTEDGVMHPLPKPSVDTGMGLERITAVLQHVHSNYEIDTFVSLIDAAKAAVDAAGAGQQGDGCDRNSPSLKVIADHIRATSFTVADGVIPSNEGRGYVLRRIARRAIRHGYKLGARTPFFYTLVSTLAAEMGDAYPELRSHEKRITEVLKTEEERFFQTIANGMEILEGALATGAKVIDGDTAFKLHDTYGFPVDLTADVCRERDVTVDQAGFDAAMARQREQARAAGKFKMAAGLEYSGAATTFHGYEHLVHEGAKVTAVYVDGAPVQQANAGDDAVVVLDNTPFYAESGGQCGDSGDLRNASSRFVVEDTIKIQADVFGHHGRVVEGAIKVGDTVNAKVDAELRAKTVRNHSATHLMHKALREVLGEHVQQKGSQVTPDRTRFDFSHGQPLSDEEIREIEQIVNAEILANADAQAQVMALDDAQKSGAMMLFGEKYGETVRVLSIGSSKELCGGTHVKRTGDIGLFKIVAEGGVAAGVRRVEAITGDNALAYAQNLEGTVNGLAAMLKATPHDVPARVAAAQEQIRALEKEIAALKGKLASAQGDELVAQAVDIKGVKVLAARLDGADAATLRNTMDQLKNKLKTAAIVLAAVDGGKVQLAAGVTADTTGKVKAGELVNFVAQQVGGKGGGKPDMAMAGGTDASALPQALAGVQGWVSERL
- a CDS encoding cytochrome ubiquinol oxidase subunit I, producing the protein MDTLLLSRMQFATNITFHILFPTITIALGWALLFMRWRWLRTQDTAWLGAYRLWTKVFALTFALGVVSGVTMSFQFGTNWPGFMERVGNIAGPLLGFEVLTAFFLEATFLGVMLFGHGRVSERVHLLATFLVAFGTTVSAFWILSLNSWMQTPVGYEIVNGEFFPTDWSAIIFNPSFPYRLAHMLLASGLTVAFLLAGLAAWQVLRGRSNPSTPKSLRLGVTLGAILIPAQIVMGDLHGLNTLEHQPQKIAAMEGVWDTSTRVPLLLFAVPDEANRTNHFEVGIPALASLILKHDLNGEIRGLNEFEGRHPPVAPLFYGFRLMVGVGMLMLLSSWLALWQLRRAGWQPPRMPRFTLHVLMWMTFSGWVATVAGWYVTEIGRQPYIVHGLLTVAEVATTTPPAHVAITLTAYVTVYLALLAAYISVLRYLAGKPMDLPPGLEAARSGHAVSHPQVQGA